The stretch of DNA GGTCCTCAACACCTGGTCCGACATCAACCCCTGTCACGTCCATCTGCGCGACCGTGCCCAGGCTGTCAAGCGCGGGGTGTGGCAGGCGGGCGGCTTCCCCCTCGAATTCCCCGTCTCCACGCTCTCGGAGACGTTCCAGAAGCCGACCCCGATGCTCTACCGCAACCTCCTCGCCATGGAGACCGAGGAGCTGCTGCGGTCCTATCCGGTCGACGGCGCCGTGCTGATGGGCGGTTGCGACAAGACGACGCCCGCCCTGCTCATGGGCGCCGCGAGCGCCGACCTTCCTGCCGTCTTCGTGCCCGCCGGGCCCATGCTTCCCGGGCACTGGCGCAACGAGGTGCTCGGTTCCGGCACCGACATGTGGAAGTACTGGGACGACAAGCGTGCCGGCCTCATCGGCGACTGCGAACTGGCCGAGCTGGAGAGCGGGTTGGCCCGCTCCCCCGGCCACTGCATGACCATGGGCACCGCCTCCACGCTGACGGCCGCGGCCGAGGCGCTCGGCGTGACGATGCCCGGCGCCTCCTCCATCCCCGCGGTGGACTCCGGGCACGACCGGATGGCGGCCGCGTCCGGGATGCGGATCGTCGAACTCGTCCGCCAGGACCTTAAGTTGTCCGCGCTCCTGACGCCGGAGGCGTACGAGGACGCTGTCTCCACTGTCCTCGCGCTCGGCGGCTCCACCAACGCCGTGATCCACCTGATCGCCATGGCGGGCCGCAGCGGCGTACGGCTCACGCTCGACGACTTCGACCGGATCGCGCGGACCGTGCCGGTGCTCGCCAACCTGCGCCCCGGCGGGCAGTACCTCATGGAGGACTTCCACTTCGCGGGCGGACTCCCGGCGTTCCTGGCCCAGTTGACCGATGTGCTCCATCTGGACCGGCCCACCGTCGCCCACGACACGCTGCGCGAGCAGCTCGCGGGCGCCACCGTGCACAATCCCGAAGTCATCCGGCCTCGCGACAAGCCGCTGGCCGACGAGGGCGGCGTGGCGGTCCTGCGCGGCAACCTCTGCCCGGACGGCGCCGTCATCAAGCACATCGCCGCCGAGCCGCACCTGCTGCGGCACACCGGCCCCGCGGTCGTCTTCGACGACTACCGGCAGATGCAGCGGACCATCAACGACCCGGAGCTCGGCATCACCGCCGACCACGTCCTCGTGCTGCGCGGCTCGGGCCCCAAGGGAGGGCCCGGCATGCCCGAGTACGGCATGCTCCCGATCCCCGACCACCTGCTCAAGCAGGGGGTGCGCGACATGGTGCGCATCTCCGACGCACGGATGAGCGGCACGTCGTACGGCGCGTGCGTGCTGCACATCGCGCCCGAGTCGCACGTGGGCGGGCCGCTCGCCCTCGTCC from Streptomyces sp. BA2 encodes:
- the araD gene encoding L-arabinonate dehydratase, translating into MRPEELRSHQWYGTDGLRSFSHRARTRQLGYLPEEHLGKPVIAVLNTWSDINPCHVHLRDRAQAVKRGVWQAGGFPLEFPVSTLSETFQKPTPMLYRNLLAMETEELLRSYPVDGAVLMGGCDKTTPALLMGAASADLPAVFVPAGPMLPGHWRNEVLGSGTDMWKYWDDKRAGLIGDCELAELESGLARSPGHCMTMGTASTLTAAAEALGVTMPGASSIPAVDSGHDRMAAASGMRIVELVRQDLKLSALLTPEAYEDAVSTVLALGGSTNAVIHLIAMAGRSGVRLTLDDFDRIARTVPVLANLRPGGQYLMEDFHFAGGLPAFLAQLTDVLHLDRPTVAHDTLREQLAGATVHNPEVIRPRDKPLADEGGVAVLRGNLCPDGAVIKHIAAEPHLLRHTGPAVVFDDYRQMQRTINDPELGITADHVLVLRGSGPKGGPGMPEYGMLPIPDHLLKQGVRDMVRISDARMSGTSYGACVLHIAPESHVGGPLALVRTGDPITLDVEARSLHLGVSEEELALRRAAWTPPPVRYGRGYGALYNEQITQADTGCDFAFLAREGEVPDPYAG